CGTCGCAGAAAATTTCCTGCTGGCGGCAGTTGCCCCGTTGGGTGATGTGATGTGGAATGCCTGCGACAACGACCCGAGCAATTCTGGTCACTGAATTTCCCTCCGGTAATCAGTACTGAAAATCTACTGCCCGACGCCGAACACCTGCCGGAGCAATTCGGTGGTGCGTTTGGCGGGATTGCGGCGAATCGCGGCCTCTTCCTCGGCCAGATAGTAGAAAATTCCGTCCATGCCCTTATC
The window above is part of the Geoalkalibacter ferrihydriticus DSM 17813 genome. Proteins encoded here:
- a CDS encoding DUF4197 family protein codes for the protein MDGIFYYLAEEEAAIRRNPAKRTTELLRQVFGVGQ